A region of the Psychrilyobacter piezotolerans genome:
ATCAAATCAGTAATTTCTCCTAACTCTTCCCCTTCTACAGTGACAGCCATCATCCCAATGATGTCAGAGGCATAATATTCATCCTCTTCCAATCCTAAGATATCTTTTCTCACATAGATAGAATATCCAGATAGAGCAGTCCCTTCTGTTTTATTAGTTATCTCCTCAAAATCAAAGGCTAATCTTTTAGGGCTTATTTTTTTTATATTTGTTACTGTAAGTATTCTGCTCATTCCACTGGTATTTTTTATAATTACCTTAGATCCCACTATTACACTCAGGTCTTCAAAGTTTGAAGAAACCTTAACTGTTCCCATTAGATGGTGAGTTCCTGAAATTTTTCCAACTGAAATTAATTCCATGTTC
Encoded here:
- the rimM gene encoding ribosome maturation factor RimM (Essential for efficient processing of 16S rRNA), with the protein product MELISVGKISGTHHLMGTVKVSSNFEDLSVIVGSKVIIKNTSGMSRILTVTNIKKISPKRLAFDFEEITNKTEGTALSGYSIYVRKDILGLEEDEYYASDIIGMMAVTVEGEELGEITDLMETAGHDIYIIGKGKEEIMVPSVDEFVKDIDFEKRVVTFDLIEGMRP